From one Ursus arctos isolate Adak ecotype North America unplaced genomic scaffold, UrsArc2.0 scaffold_1, whole genome shotgun sequence genomic stretch:
- the SPP2 gene encoding secreted phosphoprotein 24 isoform X1, with protein MTLPRTEKMVMTVLTVFVLGVNYLPCAGFPVYDYDSSSLREALRASVAKVNSQSLSPYLFRAFRSSLKRVNVLDQDSLNMDLEFGIRETTCRRDSGEDPASCDFQRGYYVQAAVCRSTVRVSAEEVQDVWVRCRWSSSSESNSSEEVGPGVWRPPGQRLVGSVWVCDKQTSVTESRNVTQAGASTALLIRLESPLLVQPLLPLSYSVFISRRFGNSLKQQLANL; from the exons ATGACTCTTCCCAGAACGGAGAAGATGGTGATGACGGTACTGACCGTGTTCGTGCTGGGAGTGAATTATCTGCCTTGCGCAG GTTTCCCGGTGTACGACTATGACTCGTCCTCCTTGAGGGAAGCCCTCCGTGCGTCTGTGGCAAAAGTGAATTCCCAGTCCCTGAGCCCGTATCTGTTCCGGGCATTCAGAAGCTCCTTAAAAAGG GTCAACGTTCTGGATCAGGACAGCTTGAACATGGACCTAGAGTTTGGCATTCGGGAGACAACATGCAGGAGAGATTCTGGAGAAGACCCTGCCAGCTGTGACTTCCAAAGGGGCTACTACGTG CAGGCCGCTGTTTGCAGAAGCACGGTGCGGGTGTCCGCCGAAGAGGTGCAGGACGTGTGGGTTCGCTGCCGCTGGTCCTCCAGCTCTGAGTCTAACAGCAGCGAAGAGGTAGGACCAGGAGTTTGGCGTCCTCCGGGACAGCGCCTGGTAGGGTCTGTGTGGGTCTGTGACAAGCAGACCAGTGTGACAGAATCACGGAACGTCACCCAGGCAGGGGCGAGTACAGCTCTGCTGATTCGGCTGGAATCTCCCCTACTTGTCcaacctcttctccctctgtcctacTCTGTCTTTATTTCCCGGAGATTTGGAAATAGCTTAAAGCAACAGCTGGCAAATCTTTAA
- the SPP2 gene encoding secreted phosphoprotein 24 isoform X4 → MTLPRTEKMVMTVLTVFVLGVNYLPCAGFPVYDYDSSSLREALRASVAKVNSQSLSPYLFRAFRSSLKRVNVLDQDSLNMDLEFGIRETTCRRDSGEDPASCDFQRGYYVAAVCRSTVRVSAEEVQDVWVRCRWSSSSESNSSEEMFLGDILESFKWRNNYLRGSLRGILPPGNRGYPSTWHRLQE, encoded by the exons ATGACTCTTCCCAGAACGGAGAAGATGGTGATGACGGTACTGACCGTGTTCGTGCTGGGAGTGAATTATCTGCCTTGCGCAG GTTTCCCGGTGTACGACTATGACTCGTCCTCCTTGAGGGAAGCCCTCCGTGCGTCTGTGGCAAAAGTGAATTCCCAGTCCCTGAGCCCGTATCTGTTCCGGGCATTCAGAAGCTCCTTAAAAAGG GTCAACGTTCTGGATCAGGACAGCTTGAACATGGACCTAGAGTTTGGCATTCGGGAGACAACATGCAGGAGAGATTCTGGAGAAGACCCTGCCAGCTGTGACTTCCAAAGGGGCTACTACGTG GCCGCTGTTTGCAGAAGCACGGTGCGGGTGTCCGCCGAAGAGGTGCAGGACGTGTGGGTTCGCTGCCGCTGGTCCTCCAGCTCTGAGTCTAACAGCAGCGAAGAG ATGTTTTTGGGGGACATATTGGAATCCTTTAAATGGAGAAACAACTACCTACGTG GGAGCCTGAGAGGGATCTTACCTCCTGGGAATCGAGGGTACCCAAGCACGTGGCACAGACTTCAAGAATAA
- the SPP2 gene encoding secreted phosphoprotein 24 isoform X2 — protein sequence MTLPRTEKMVMTVLTVFVLGVNYLPCAGFPVYDYDSSSLREALRASVAKVNSQSLSPYLFRAFRSSLKRVNVLDQDSLNMDLEFGIRETTCRRDSGEDPASCDFQRGYYVAAVCRSTVRVSAEEVQDVWVRCRWSSSSESNSSEEVGPGVWRPPGQRLVGSVWVCDKQTSVTESRNVTQAGASTALLIRLESPLLVQPLLPLSYSVFISRRFGNSLKQQLANL from the exons ATGACTCTTCCCAGAACGGAGAAGATGGTGATGACGGTACTGACCGTGTTCGTGCTGGGAGTGAATTATCTGCCTTGCGCAG GTTTCCCGGTGTACGACTATGACTCGTCCTCCTTGAGGGAAGCCCTCCGTGCGTCTGTGGCAAAAGTGAATTCCCAGTCCCTGAGCCCGTATCTGTTCCGGGCATTCAGAAGCTCCTTAAAAAGG GTCAACGTTCTGGATCAGGACAGCTTGAACATGGACCTAGAGTTTGGCATTCGGGAGACAACATGCAGGAGAGATTCTGGAGAAGACCCTGCCAGCTGTGACTTCCAAAGGGGCTACTACGTG GCCGCTGTTTGCAGAAGCACGGTGCGGGTGTCCGCCGAAGAGGTGCAGGACGTGTGGGTTCGCTGCCGCTGGTCCTCCAGCTCTGAGTCTAACAGCAGCGAAGAGGTAGGACCAGGAGTTTGGCGTCCTCCGGGACAGCGCCTGGTAGGGTCTGTGTGGGTCTGTGACAAGCAGACCAGTGTGACAGAATCACGGAACGTCACCCAGGCAGGGGCGAGTACAGCTCTGCTGATTCGGCTGGAATCTCCCCTACTTGTCcaacctcttctccctctgtcctacTCTGTCTTTATTTCCCGGAGATTTGGAAATAGCTTAAAGCAACAGCTGGCAAATCTTTAA
- the SPP2 gene encoding secreted phosphoprotein 24 isoform X3, with amino-acid sequence MTLPRTEKMVMTVLTVFVLGVNYLPCAGFPVYDYDSSSLREALRASVAKVNSQSLSPYLFRAFRSSLKRVNVLDQDSLNMDLEFGIRETTCRRDSGEDPASCDFQRGYYVQAAVCRSTVRVSAEEVQDVWVRCRWSSSSESNSSEEMFLGDILESFKWRNNYLRGSLRGILPPGNRGYPSTWHRLQE; translated from the exons ATGACTCTTCCCAGAACGGAGAAGATGGTGATGACGGTACTGACCGTGTTCGTGCTGGGAGTGAATTATCTGCCTTGCGCAG GTTTCCCGGTGTACGACTATGACTCGTCCTCCTTGAGGGAAGCCCTCCGTGCGTCTGTGGCAAAAGTGAATTCCCAGTCCCTGAGCCCGTATCTGTTCCGGGCATTCAGAAGCTCCTTAAAAAGG GTCAACGTTCTGGATCAGGACAGCTTGAACATGGACCTAGAGTTTGGCATTCGGGAGACAACATGCAGGAGAGATTCTGGAGAAGACCCTGCCAGCTGTGACTTCCAAAGGGGCTACTACGTG CAGGCCGCTGTTTGCAGAAGCACGGTGCGGGTGTCCGCCGAAGAGGTGCAGGACGTGTGGGTTCGCTGCCGCTGGTCCTCCAGCTCTGAGTCTAACAGCAGCGAAGAG ATGTTTTTGGGGGACATATTGGAATCCTTTAAATGGAGAAACAACTACCTACGTG GGAGCCTGAGAGGGATCTTACCTCCTGGGAATCGAGGGTACCCAAGCACGTGGCACAGACTTCAAGAATAA